A single window of Granulicella mallensis MP5ACTX8 DNA harbors:
- a CDS encoding aminotransferase family protein, translating to MSPTDTLPQNMHGMTSEEIVDLTRRLNYGTWRFQKSWNPVHIADAEDCYIIDGAGKRYLDFSSQLMCVNLGHKNPVVVESIAQQARELPYAMPGYATATRAELSKLLLEVLPEGINKFFFTTSGTEANEAAFKIARMYTGKSKIIARYRSYHGSTSGSIAATGDPRRWAMEPGGKGPGVVFGPEVNCYRCPMKHTYPQCGVACADYIEHMIRNESDVAAVLLEPIVGTNGVLVPPDEYFPKLRKICDENGVLMIADEVMTGWGRTGKWFAVEHWGVTPDILVTAKGITSAYVPLGLCATSEKIGDFFLDHYFAHGHTYEAHPMTLAPAVATIHEMQRLNLVDRAAELAPYVESKLRALKEKHRSIGEVRGKGLFWAVDLVKNRETKEPFNTYTDKVSGAPLLVDQIAGKMFADGVAIQAWVSHFVIAPPLIVTKEELDRGIDALDKHLSLADEKCV from the coding sequence ATGAGCCCTACCGATACGCTTCCGCAAAACATGCACGGCATGACCTCTGAAGAGATCGTCGATCTTACCCGCCGCCTGAACTATGGCACCTGGCGTTTCCAGAAGAGCTGGAACCCCGTGCACATCGCCGACGCTGAGGACTGCTACATCATCGACGGCGCGGGCAAGCGCTACCTCGACTTCTCGTCGCAGTTGATGTGCGTCAACCTGGGCCACAAGAATCCGGTGGTAGTGGAATCCATCGCGCAGCAGGCTCGTGAGTTGCCCTACGCCATGCCGGGTTATGCAACCGCGACGCGGGCCGAACTCTCGAAGCTGTTACTTGAGGTCTTGCCCGAGGGGATCAACAAGTTCTTCTTCACGACCTCCGGCACGGAGGCCAATGAGGCCGCGTTCAAGATTGCCCGCATGTATACGGGCAAGTCGAAGATCATCGCACGCTACCGCTCCTATCATGGCTCGACGTCGGGAAGCATTGCAGCGACCGGCGATCCGCGCCGCTGGGCGATGGAGCCGGGCGGTAAGGGGCCGGGCGTCGTCTTTGGCCCGGAGGTCAACTGCTATCGGTGCCCGATGAAGCATACCTATCCGCAGTGCGGCGTCGCCTGTGCTGACTACATCGAGCACATGATTCGGAATGAGTCGGATGTGGCCGCGGTGTTGCTGGAGCCGATCGTGGGAACGAACGGCGTCCTCGTTCCGCCGGACGAATACTTCCCGAAGCTGCGGAAGATCTGCGATGAGAACGGCGTGCTAATGATCGCCGACGAAGTAATGACCGGCTGGGGCCGTACGGGCAAGTGGTTTGCCGTCGAGCACTGGGGAGTGACCCCGGACATTCTGGTTACGGCGAAGGGCATCACCTCTGCGTATGTACCTCTGGGACTCTGTGCAACCTCGGAGAAGATCGGCGATTTCTTCCTCGACCACTACTTTGCGCATGGGCACACCTATGAGGCGCATCCGATGACGCTCGCTCCCGCGGTCGCCACGATCCACGAGATGCAGCGTTTGAACCTCGTCGACCGTGCCGCTGAACTGGCGCCTTATGTCGAATCGAAGTTGCGGGCTTTGAAAGAGAAGCATCGCAGCATCGGCGAGGTACGGGGTAAGGGCCTGTTCTGGGCGGTGGATCTCGTCAAGAACCGCGAGACGAAGGAGCCATTCAACACCTATACCGATAAGGTCTCGGGTGCGCCGCTGCTCGTCGATCAGATTGCGGGCAAGATGTTTGCCGACGGCGTTGCGATCCAGGCGTGGGTGAGCCACTTTGTCATTGCGCCACCGTTGATTGTGACCAAAGAGGAGCTTGATCGGGGGATCGATGCGTTGGACAAGCATCTTTCGCTGGCCGATGAGAAGTGTGTTTGA
- a CDS encoding COX15/CtaA family protein: MSGIVRALRNGRGLTAYAWCVLAFMVLVVLEGAIVRATGSGAGCGNHWPLCNGDFFPHHPRLATIIEYTHRSMTGFCSTMVAILIAWVFFARSKGDRARRAAVWVGVLLLTEALLGAVLVKGGYVETNASNARVFMQCIHFTNTMLLIAALTLTVWWLRVRSGFESRLAPEARSLAWLSIVATLVVGATGSVAALADTLFPSPSVLAGLADDFAAAAPLMVRMRWLHPAAALVGVVCVAWLYLRVRSKAARWVMALLVLQIVLGVGDVLLLAPTWMQVLHLLGADLYWIALIALGADIIAPQRS; encoded by the coding sequence ATGAGCGGAATCGTACGTGCGTTGCGCAACGGGCGCGGCCTCACAGCCTATGCGTGGTGTGTGCTGGCCTTCATGGTCCTCGTCGTCCTGGAGGGCGCCATCGTGCGTGCCACAGGCTCCGGCGCTGGTTGCGGCAATCACTGGCCGCTGTGCAACGGTGACTTCTTTCCCCATCACCCACGGCTGGCTACGATCATCGAATACACGCATCGGTCGATGACCGGCTTCTGCTCTACGATGGTTGCGATCCTGATCGCCTGGGTCTTCTTCGCTCGGTCCAAGGGCGATCGCGCGCGAAGAGCCGCGGTCTGGGTTGGAGTTTTGCTGTTGACCGAAGCCCTGCTGGGCGCGGTGCTGGTGAAAGGCGGCTATGTCGAGACCAATGCCTCGAACGCCCGCGTCTTCATGCAGTGCATCCACTTCACCAATACGATGCTGCTGATCGCCGCACTGACCCTCACGGTCTGGTGGCTACGTGTTAGGTCCGGCTTCGAGTCCAGACTCGCACCGGAGGCCAGAAGCCTGGCGTGGCTCTCTATCGTGGCTACGCTGGTGGTAGGCGCAACGGGCTCTGTGGCCGCACTTGCCGACACGCTCTTTCCCTCCCCCTCCGTCCTCGCGGGTCTGGCCGATGACTTCGCAGCAGCAGCGCCGCTGATGGTGCGTATGCGCTGGCTGCATCCTGCCGCCGCCTTGGTCGGCGTTGTCTGTGTTGCGTGGCTCTACCTGCGAGTTCGATCGAAGGCCGCGCGCTGGGTGATGGCACTGCTCGTATTGCAAATCGTGCTTGGCGTAGGGGACGTACTTCTTCTCGCGCCAACATGGATGCAGGTGTTGCACCTGCTTGGCGCGGACCTTTATTGGATCGCGTTGATCGCGCTGGGTGCGGATATCATCGCGCCACAACGAAGTTAA
- a CDS encoding NCS1 family nucleobase:cation symporter-1, translated as MIPTVTRAVLDSDQMGAEFAPDPRLYNADLAPTEPSQRTWSTYNYIALWFSMSMEVTTYMLAASLIAGGMNWKQAVGTILLGNLIVLIPMLLNAHAGAKYGIPFPVFVRASFGPVGANIPAMLRAIVACGWFGIQSWIGGQAIAAMVVVLWPRAEHMPSVTWLCFLGFWALNMLVVWRGVESIRFLQSFSAPLMLILSLVLLGYMLHRAGGFGPMLAAPSKFATHAGFWHFFFPSLTAMVGYWATVSLNIPDFTRYAKSQDSQIAGQAFGLPVAMTLYSFVGIAVTSASTVVFGEPIWNPVTLLGKFHQPWIALLGLVGLLIATMNVNIGANVVGPSNDFSNLAPRLISFRTGGLITGFLGLAMMPWKLMATFGSYVFGWLVGYSGLLGPVAGIMVVDYFLVRHKQLDTYSLYRRGGIYEYKNGFNPVALIALILGVTVALIGRFVPQIAFLYDYAWFVGFFLSGGLYYLLMLGHARRLPLALTDTKGNV; from the coding sequence TTGATTCCAACCGTTACGAGGGCCGTATTGGACAGCGATCAGATGGGGGCGGAGTTTGCGCCCGATCCACGCCTGTACAACGCAGACCTTGCGCCGACGGAGCCCTCGCAGCGTACCTGGAGCACGTATAACTACATCGCTCTGTGGTTCTCCATGTCGATGGAGGTGACGACCTACATGCTGGCGGCGTCATTGATCGCCGGCGGGATGAACTGGAAACAGGCGGTGGGTACGATCCTGTTGGGCAATCTGATTGTCCTCATTCCTATGCTGCTGAATGCCCATGCGGGAGCGAAGTACGGCATTCCGTTCCCGGTCTTTGTACGAGCCTCCTTCGGGCCGGTGGGGGCGAATATCCCGGCGATGCTGCGTGCGATCGTCGCGTGCGGCTGGTTCGGGATTCAATCGTGGATCGGCGGACAGGCGATTGCGGCGATGGTCGTGGTGTTGTGGCCACGGGCCGAGCATATGCCGAGCGTGACGTGGCTATGCTTTCTAGGGTTCTGGGCTCTCAATATGCTGGTGGTATGGCGGGGGGTGGAGTCGATCCGGTTCCTGCAGAGTTTCTCCGCGCCCTTGATGCTGATTCTGTCGCTGGTGCTGCTGGGATACATGCTGCATCGCGCGGGCGGCTTTGGGCCAATGCTGGCGGCTCCCAGTAAGTTTGCGACGCATGCCGGGTTCTGGCACTTCTTCTTTCCCTCGCTTACGGCGATGGTCGGATACTGGGCTACGGTGTCGCTGAATATCCCGGACTTCACAAGGTATGCGAAGAGCCAGGACTCACAGATTGCGGGGCAAGCCTTCGGGTTGCCGGTGGCGATGACCCTGTACTCGTTTGTGGGGATCGCCGTGACCTCCGCCTCGACGGTGGTGTTTGGCGAGCCAATATGGAATCCGGTGACGCTGCTGGGCAAGTTTCATCAACCGTGGATCGCGCTGCTCGGCCTGGTGGGACTGTTGATTGCGACGATGAACGTGAATATCGGCGCTAACGTGGTCGGGCCGTCGAACGACTTCTCGAACCTCGCGCCTCGGCTGATCAGCTTTCGTACCGGTGGGCTGATTACGGGGTTCCTCGGACTCGCGATGATGCCCTGGAAGCTGATGGCGACGTTCGGCAGTTATGTGTTCGGCTGGCTGGTGGGTTATTCGGGACTGCTTGGCCCGGTTGCAGGCATCATGGTCGTCGATTACTTTCTCGTGCGCCACAAGCAGCTTGATACATACTCGCTCTATCGTCGCGGGGGAATCTACGAGTACAAGAATGGTTTCAATCCCGTCGCCCTGATCGCGCTTATCTTAGGGGTAACGGTGGCGCTGATCGGGCGGTTCGTTCCTCAGATCGCGTTTCTCTATGACTACGCCTGGTTCGTCGGGTTTTTCCTGTCCGGCGGACTTTATTATCTACTGATGCTGGGTCATGCCCGGCGTCTGCCGCTCGCACTCACTGACACGAAAGGCAATGTATGA